The following are encoded together in the Nymphalis io chromosome 26, ilAglIoxx1.1, whole genome shotgun sequence genome:
- the LOC126778600 gene encoding uncharacterized protein LOC126778600 isoform X2: MKVLVVLGFCFAVASATPAKHLNLGREPVPAERSYYGKSYDLGTLGFRYYAPYYYDTPYYGYGDGYYNNYYTNRYYKTPYYGDKTQYYGDKTQYYGDKTPYYGDRTYYGDKTDGYTTYKQYRNPGYLRQQDDEDDNQR, from the exons ATGAAAGTTCTGGTCGTTCTTGGCTTTTGTTTTGCCGTGGCTTCAGCTACCCCTGCA aaaCATCTAAATTTGGGA AGAGAACCAGTCCCGGCCGAGAGATCG tattatggAAAATCCTACGACCTAGGc acCCTCGGCTTCAGAtac tacGCGCCTTATTATTACGACACG cCGTATTATGGTTATGGCGACGGCTACTACAATAat TACTACACTAACCGTTATTACAAg acTCCTTACTACGGTGACAag ACCCAGTATTATGGTGACAAG ACCCAGTATTATGGTGATAAG acCCCCTACTACGGTGACAGG ACTTACTACGGCGATaag ACCGATGGATATACGACATACAAGCAATACAGAAACCCTGGCTACTTg agACAACAAGACGATGAAGATGACAACCAACGTTAA
- the LOC126778600 gene encoding uncharacterized protein LOC126778600 isoform X1 produces the protein MKVLVVLGFCFAVASATPAKHLNLGPLRISYREPVPAERSYYGKSYDLGTLGFRYYAPYYYDTPYYGYGDGYYNNYYTNRYYKTPYYGDKTQYYGDKTQYYGDKTPYYGDRTYYGDKTDGYTTYKQYRNPGYLRQQDDEDDNQR, from the exons ATGAAAGTTCTGGTCGTTCTTGGCTTTTGTTTTGCCGTGGCTTCAGCTACCCCTGCA aaaCATCTAAATTTGGGA CCCCTGAGAATATCGTAT AGAGAACCAGTCCCGGCCGAGAGATCG tattatggAAAATCCTACGACCTAGGc acCCTCGGCTTCAGAtac tacGCGCCTTATTATTACGACACG cCGTATTATGGTTATGGCGACGGCTACTACAATAat TACTACACTAACCGTTATTACAAg acTCCTTACTACGGTGACAag ACCCAGTATTATGGTGACAAG ACCCAGTATTATGGTGATAAG acCCCCTACTACGGTGACAGG ACTTACTACGGCGATaag ACCGATGGATATACGACATACAAGCAATACAGAAACCCTGGCTACTTg agACAACAAGACGATGAAGATGACAACCAACGTTAA
- the LOC126778600 gene encoding uncharacterized protein LOC126778600 isoform X4, giving the protein MKVLVVLGFCFAVASATPAREPVPAERSYYGKSYDLGTLGFRYYAPYYYDTPYYGYGDGYYNNYYTNRYYKTPYYGDKTQYYGDKTQYYGDKTPYYGDRTYYGDKTDGYTTYKQYRNPGYLRQQDDEDDNQR; this is encoded by the exons ATGAAAGTTCTGGTCGTTCTTGGCTTTTGTTTTGCCGTGGCTTCAGCTACCCCTGCA AGAGAACCAGTCCCGGCCGAGAGATCG tattatggAAAATCCTACGACCTAGGc acCCTCGGCTTCAGAtac tacGCGCCTTATTATTACGACACG cCGTATTATGGTTATGGCGACGGCTACTACAATAat TACTACACTAACCGTTATTACAAg acTCCTTACTACGGTGACAag ACCCAGTATTATGGTGACAAG ACCCAGTATTATGGTGATAAG acCCCCTACTACGGTGACAGG ACTTACTACGGCGATaag ACCGATGGATATACGACATACAAGCAATACAGAAACCCTGGCTACTTg agACAACAAGACGATGAAGATGACAACCAACGTTAA
- the LOC126778600 gene encoding uncharacterized protein LOC126778600 isoform X3 — MKVLVVLGFCFAVASATPAKHLNLGPLRISYREPVPAERSYYGKSYDLGTLGFRYYAPYYYDTPYYGYGDGYYNNYYTNRYYKTPYYGDKTQYYGDKTPYYGDRTYYGDKTDGYTTYKQYRNPGYLRQQDDEDDNQR; from the exons ATGAAAGTTCTGGTCGTTCTTGGCTTTTGTTTTGCCGTGGCTTCAGCTACCCCTGCA aaaCATCTAAATTTGGGA CCCCTGAGAATATCGTAT AGAGAACCAGTCCCGGCCGAGAGATCG tattatggAAAATCCTACGACCTAGGc acCCTCGGCTTCAGAtac tacGCGCCTTATTATTACGACACG cCGTATTATGGTTATGGCGACGGCTACTACAATAat TACTACACTAACCGTTATTACAAg acTCCTTACTACGGTGACAag ACCCAGTATTATGGTGATAAG acCCCCTACTACGGTGACAGG ACTTACTACGGCGATaag ACCGATGGATATACGACATACAAGCAATACAGAAACCCTGGCTACTTg agACAACAAGACGATGAAGATGACAACCAACGTTAA